A window of the Veillonellales bacterium genome harbors these coding sequences:
- a CDS encoding SpoIIE family protein phosphatase — MNQASGGREADDARPARQSVIYDSGTIKVVVLACLTIVLAVMITGGMSYFITRNAVVDKLKSRDIVYIIESISAKIDGRIARAQETALILAADPAINDWVTGAEQDEKLGKYSKTKINNIAKNYDYANTFIVSAITNHYWAEDSKMLQVMSRTDPNAKWFYDMLASGKSVELNLDYNSGRQDTYVFLNALMGDRKRPVGVTGVGLSLKDIAQEFQRYKFGPNSRLWLVDDNGEINLSDNLNDNGRYLTELVPTQVAVRVIEDRQAGTVSPQISEYVNDNGETIDLAYKVMKSTNWKLVAQIPRSESIAILSNIKLYTIISSIIALVLMIFIFYVVSRRIADPLKRALLLTREMEKQVTERTRELAEKNQKIVDSIEYAKRIQEAILAKEEEIGAVLGNYFILWKPRDVVGGDFYWIRRIDDERSLVALIDCTGHGVPGALMTMTVNAILNQIVDHNHSEPADILTELNRRMKETLHRNDHGQITDDGLDIGICRIERNKRVLFAGAKMSLYIHRKNNVEMIQGDKWSIGYRSSRNDLAFTNYEWEIQAGDCFYLTTDGYIDQNGGDKDYPFGRKRLLQVILAQKTKDMGQQAAAFGDILHQYMGNEPQRDDITLLGFSLH, encoded by the coding sequence ATGAATCAGGCTAGCGGCGGCCGGGAAGCAGATGACGCCCGTCCGGCACGGCAAAGCGTTATTTACGATAGCGGCACAATCAAGGTCGTTGTATTAGCTTGCCTGACCATCGTTCTGGCGGTGATGATTACCGGCGGTATGAGTTATTTCATTACTCGCAATGCCGTTGTTGATAAGCTGAAATCTCGCGATATCGTTTATATTATCGAATCAATATCGGCCAAAATTGACGGCCGTATTGCCCGTGCACAAGAAACAGCTTTAATTTTGGCTGCAGATCCTGCCATTAATGACTGGGTTACCGGTGCCGAACAGGATGAAAAATTGGGTAAATACTCCAAAACAAAAATTAATAATATTGCCAAGAATTATGATTATGCCAATACTTTTATTGTCAGTGCCATTACCAATCATTATTGGGCCGAAGATTCAAAGATGCTGCAGGTTATGTCCAGGACCGATCCGAATGCGAAATGGTTCTATGATATGCTCGCATCGGGTAAGAGTGTCGAGCTAAACCTTGATTACAATAGTGGACGGCAGGATACATATGTCTTTCTCAATGCTCTGATGGGCGATAGGAAGCGTCCTGTAGGGGTAACCGGGGTGGGATTGAGTCTGAAAGACATCGCCCAGGAATTCCAAAGATATAAGTTTGGACCGAATAGCAGATTGTGGCTGGTCGATGACAATGGGGAAATTAATTTGTCTGACAATTTAAATGATAACGGACGATATCTCACGGAGCTTGTTCCGACACAGGTAGCTGTTCGGGTTATTGAAGATCGTCAGGCCGGGACAGTTTCACCCCAAATTAGTGAATACGTAAATGACAACGGGGAAACAATTGATTTAGCCTATAAGGTGATGAAATCAACGAACTGGAAACTAGTGGCTCAAATTCCCCGCAGCGAGAGCATTGCAATTCTCAGCAATATTAAGTTGTATACAATCATCTCCAGCATTATCGCGCTGGTTTTGATGATCTTTATTTTTTACGTGGTTTCCCGCCGTATTGCCGATCCCTTGAAACGCGCCCTGCTGCTTACGCGGGAAATGGAAAAACAGGTAACGGAACGAACGCGTGAACTGGCAGAAAAAAATCAAAAGATTGTAGACAGCATTGAGTACGCAAAAAGAATTCAGGAAGCCATCCTGGCAAAAGAGGAAGAGATCGGGGCTGTACTTGGCAACTACTTTATTCTTTGGAAGCCACGGGATGTAGTGGGCGGGGACTTTTACTGGATACGCCGTATTGATGATGAACGAAGTCTCGTTGCTTTGATTGACTGTACCGGACATGGAGTCCCAGGCGCGCTAATGACAATGACGGTAAATGCAATTCTTAATCAGATTGTTGATCACAATCATAGCGAACCGGCCGATATTTTGACCGAACTCAATCGAAGAATGAAGGAAACTCTGCATCGGAACGACCACGGGCAGATCACTGACGATGGATTGGATATTGGTATTTGCCGCATTGAACGTAATAAGCGAGTGCTATTTGCCGGGGCAAAAATGTCCCTGTATATTCATCGAAAAAATAATGTGGAAATGATCCAAGGTGATAAATGGAGCATCGGATATCGAAGCTCCAGGAACGACTTGGCGTTTACCAACTACGAATGGGAAATCCAAGCAGGTGACTGCTTTTATTTGACAACAGACGGATATATTGATCAGAATGGCGGCGACAAAGATTATCCTTTTGGCCGGAAAAGACTGCTTCAAGTCATTCTTGCTCAAAAGACGAAAGACATGGGTCAACAAGCAGCGGCCTTTGGCGACATTTTACATCAGTATATGGGCAATGAGCCCCAGCGCGATGATATTACCTTACTGGGTTTCTCTTTGCATTAG
- a CDS encoding MBL fold metallo-hydrolase translates to MKIKATVLCENSVFSNMGAIAEHGWSIFLETDRGNFLFDTGQGLALINNARVLKKDISTSKGIIISHHHVDHTGGLLSALTATGPIDVYSHPHLFKESFLTRGPKAKYIGIPFAKIALESHGANFVYNTEFREIIPGMYLTGEVPRRNDFEIGDLDQVVISGNKYIKDQILDDQSLIVETEKGLFIVLGCSHSGIINILNYAREKTGEKRIYGVVGGTHLGPVGQAQRNKSIEALKEFNIERLGVSHCTGLPASLRLAQEFQERFFFCNVGTVVEA, encoded by the coding sequence GTGAAGATTAAAGCAACTGTACTTTGCGAAAACAGTGTATTCAGCAATATGGGAGCCATTGCCGAGCATGGCTGGTCCATATTCTTGGAAACAGACAGGGGTAATTTTCTTTTCGACACCGGACAAGGGCTGGCCTTGATTAACAACGCCCGGGTATTAAAAAAAGATATTTCCACTAGTAAGGGTATTATTATTAGTCATCATCATGTTGATCACACCGGAGGGCTTTTGAGTGCCCTGACAGCCACCGGCCCGATTGATGTGTACTCCCACCCTCATTTATTTAAAGAAAGTTTCCTCACCCGCGGGCCTAAAGCAAAATACATCGGTATTCCCTTTGCCAAGATTGCGTTAGAATCTCACGGGGCTAACTTTGTCTATAACACGGAATTTAGAGAGATAATCCCTGGTATGTACCTTACAGGGGAAGTTCCCCGCCGGAATGATTTTGAAATAGGAGATCTTGACCAAGTTGTTATATCTGGAAACAAATATATAAAAGACCAAATATTAGATGACCAGTCGCTTATCGTGGAAACGGAGAAGGGATTGTTTATTGTCTTAGGTTGTTCTCATTCCGGTATAATCAACATCTTGAATTATGCCCGAGAAAAAACGGGTGAAAAACGTATCTACGGGGTAGTGGGAGGAACTCATTTAGGCCCGGTTGGCCAAGCGCAAAGAAACAAGAGTATTGAAGCATTGAAAGAATTTAATATAGAAAGGCTTGGCGTTTCGCATTGCACAGGTCTGCCTGCATCTTTACGGCTAGCTCAGGAATTTCAAGAGAGGTTCTTCTTCTGCAATGTAGGGACCGTAGTGGAAGCATGA
- a CDS encoding SiaB family protein kinase has translation MEFDLLKLQRILQDYGVLINFAGRFTQEIIEELGDAVKKYLETEAISQNETYNVFSVFIEQTQNIKNYGVLKRGSPHGDRIANSGIITIGKTPDGYFVCAGNIIENNDVSALTAKLDEISRLDKAGLKKLFKEQMKKELPPGSLGAGLGLINMARRATRPLHYSVEKLDDSLLFFTLKVNV, from the coding sequence ATGGAATTTGATTTGCTGAAGCTGCAAAGAATTTTGCAGGACTATGGAGTATTAATCAATTTTGCAGGTCGGTTTACACAGGAAATTATTGAAGAGTTAGGTGACGCGGTTAAAAAATATCTAGAGACGGAAGCAATATCCCAGAACGAGACATACAATGTGTTTTCGGTGTTTATCGAACAGACACAAAATATTAAAAATTATGGTGTGCTTAAGCGAGGATCACCGCATGGGGATAGGATCGCGAATTCTGGTATTATTACCATTGGCAAAACGCCGGACGGATATTTTGTGTGTGCAGGTAATATCATCGAGAATAATGATGTGAGCGCTCTTACTGCAAAATTAGATGAAATATCACGCTTGGATAAAGCTGGTTTGAAAAAACTTTTCAAGGAACAGATGAAAAAAGAACTCCCACCCGGCAGTCTCGGCGCAGGGTTGGGGCTAATCAATATGGCGCGAAGAGCAACCCGGCCGCTGCATTATTCAGTGGAAAAACTGGATGACAGTCTATTATTTTTTACGTTAAAGGTTAATGTTTAG
- a CDS encoding L-2-amino-thiazoline-4-carboxylic acid hydrolase, whose translation MGKNTHMDSIGDVPIILRREIEALIVAPFLQAFAAELGNAKTTEIATKVIAELASKAGKDMAKVCGGNTLALFHKTLPLFSQGGALEMETKERSDTCLKFNITWCAYAEMYRENGLSDIGSLLSCQRDVHLFKGYNPDFAFTRTQTIMEGGSYCDFCLKLNQEEP comes from the coding sequence ATGGGTAAAAATACTCACATGGACAGTATTGGTGATGTGCCAATTATACTCAGGCGCGAAATCGAGGCATTGATAGTAGCGCCGTTTCTTCAGGCGTTTGCTGCGGAACTTGGTAATGCTAAAACCACCGAAATTGCCACTAAAGTCATCGCGGAACTGGCCAGTAAGGCGGGCAAAGATATGGCTAAAGTTTGTGGTGGAAACACCCTGGCCCTTTTCCATAAAACATTGCCCCTTTTTAGTCAGGGAGGTGCTTTAGAAATGGAAACCAAAGAAAGATCGGACACGTGTCTGAAGTTTAATATAACCTGGTGCGCTTATGCCGAAATGTACAGGGAAAATGGCCTGTCCGATATTGGTAGCTTGCTTTCGTGTCAACGGGATGTCCATCTGTTTAAAGGCTATAATCCTGATTTCGCTTTCACCAGAACTCAAACTATTATGGAAGGAGGCAGTTATTGTGATTTCTGCCTCAAGCTGAACCAGGAGGAACCCTAG
- a CDS encoding MarR family transcriptional regulator — MDSQTKKLLQLHTDTSDKGSEKIGRLIVQLQRLERNPRNFGQAGPLTPSEIHTVDAIGCEEGILMSELADRLGVTKGAVTQIVKRLEHKDIVRRSPHPNDSRSVIVSLSEKGKSAFQAHGEVHFDFYKQLKAQLGQKEIEIFEIALEKLNRILQSQKH, encoded by the coding sequence ATGGATAGTCAGACAAAAAAATTATTACAACTACATACCGATACTTCTGATAAGGGAAGCGAAAAGATTGGTCGTTTAATCGTTCAGTTACAGCGCTTGGAACGTAATCCTCGCAATTTTGGACAAGCCGGTCCTTTAACTCCCAGCGAAATCCACACCGTTGATGCTATTGGCTGTGAAGAAGGCATTCTTATGAGTGAATTGGCTGATCGCTTGGGTGTGACAAAAGGGGCGGTGACACAGATTGTTAAGCGCCTGGAGCATAAAGATATTGTTAGACGTTCGCCCCATCCCAATGATTCACGCAGCGTCATAGTATCACTTAGCGAAAAGGGGAAAAGTGCTTTTCAAGCCCACGGGGAAGTGCATTTCGATTTTTACAAGCAATTAAAAGCTCAATTAGGCCAGAAAGAAATAGAAATATTCGAAATAGCCCTGGAAAAGCTAAATCGGATCTTGCAATCGCAAAAACACTAG
- a CDS encoding DUF1987 domain-containing protein gives MKTKSTPEVQFDRQKQRLRIEGQSYPENAFKFYEPVFSWLNDYLTDSEEGASLEIHINMPYINTSSSKCVMMILERLEEAHQNGQKIAVRWYYDVENETAKECAEEFKEDLTMPFELLPVEEEK, from the coding sequence ATGAAGACGAAGTCGACACCGGAGGTTCAATTTGACCGACAAAAACAAAGGCTGCGAATTGAAGGTCAGTCATATCCGGAAAATGCTTTTAAATTTTATGAACCGGTTTTTTCCTGGCTCAATGATTATTTGACCGATAGTGAAGAGGGGGCATCGTTGGAAATACATATCAACATGCCTTATATTAATACAAGCAGTTCGAAGTGCGTGATGATGATCTTAGAAAGGCTGGAAGAAGCACATCAAAACGGGCAAAAAATCGCTGTACGGTGGTATTATGATGTGGAAAATGAGACGGCGAAGGAATGTGCGGAAGAATTTAAAGAGGATCTGACAATGCCCTTTGAACTGCTGCCGGTGGAGGAAGAGAAATGA
- the ttdB gene encoding L(+)-tartrate dehydratase subunit beta, producing MAKKILTTPIKAADLADLNVGDIVYLTGYLTTCRDIAHRRLIEEGRKLPVDLDGGAIIHAGPIIRALSDDKYELVNVGPTTSMRMEKFEEEFIKETGVKLIVGKGGMGEGTMKGCRDYKALHAVFPAGCAVVAATCVEKIVDANWKDLGMPETLWTCKVNEFGPLIISIDTHGRNLFEENKVKFNEKKEAAIAEICKHVSFIK from the coding sequence ATGGCAAAAAAGATTTTAACAACGCCAATTAAAGCGGCAGACTTAGCCGATCTCAATGTAGGTGATATTGTATACTTGACTGGTTACCTTACAACTTGTCGTGACATAGCGCATCGCCGGCTTATTGAAGAAGGACGCAAGCTGCCGGTTGATCTTGATGGCGGCGCCATTATTCATGCCGGGCCGATTATTCGAGCTTTGAGCGATGATAAGTATGAATTGGTAAACGTCGGACCAACGACCAGTATGCGCATGGAAAAATTTGAAGAAGAATTTATTAAGGAAACCGGCGTCAAACTCATTGTCGGCAAAGGCGGTATGGGTGAAGGCACTATGAAAGGGTGCCGCGATTATAAGGCGCTCCACGCTGTCTTCCCGGCGGGCTGCGCTGTTGTAGCCGCGACCTGTGTAGAAAAAATCGTCGATGCCAACTGGAAAGACCTCGGAATGCCGGAAACTCTCTGGACATGCAAAGTCAATGAATTCGGTCCGCTCATTATTTCCATTGATACGCATGGCCGCAATCTTTTTGAAGAAAACAAAGTGAAATTCAATGAAAAAAAGGAAGCGGCGATTGCTGAGATTTGCAAACATGTAAGTTTTATCAAATAG
- a CDS encoding diguanylate cyclase, giving the protein MSKKNEELFEEEKEVLRFAASNLASQRYYGNDLLPCYKRLARDYQKLFRTTTKIFRISDRQEQILQRRQNELQNLLDNANQGFLTFGRDLKVDQQYSAECIRIFGKKIAGNLIISLLSQDNNTLQRQLQAILKRVFLADFVSGQTELQRVPAAFQISGKSIRVECKLLPQPDDSDECFLVMMMLTDITEKLKAEERIRFLSYHDKLTMLNNRAYVESVLLAELARGKAVPLSVVMADMNGLKLVNDVFGHRQGDLLLTAMANVLKKSCRQTDVIARWGGDEFVIIMPSTDESACSTVCERIRRACDANRDCVIALSSALGAATTVSGNLHLTELLSIAEHRMYNDKLIKSKNFRRSIVANMENMLISRCFVNEGHNARVLQLATEFIEFLDIEKAAIDIKLITRLSVLHDIGKVTIPVEILGKQGPLTPQEWSVMKNHSETGYRMAQSIGEPLVADIILALHEHWDGMGYPFGLKGDKIPLLARIFSLVDSYDSMTHDRPYKRTMNKKAALGEIESQIGSQFDPKLAEAFLMFIGMGKKSGK; this is encoded by the coding sequence ATGTCTAAAAAAAATGAAGAATTATTTGAAGAGGAGAAAGAAGTACTGCGATTCGCTGCGTCTAATCTTGCCAGTCAGCGCTATTATGGCAACGATCTGCTGCCCTGTTATAAGCGGCTGGCCCGTGATTACCAAAAATTATTTAGAACAACCACTAAGATATTTCGCATTAGCGATCGCCAAGAGCAAATTTTGCAGCGCCGGCAAAATGAATTGCAAAATTTATTAGATAATGCAAATCAAGGATTTTTGACGTTTGGACGGGATTTAAAGGTTGACCAGCAGTACAGTGCGGAGTGTATCAGAATTTTTGGCAAAAAAATTGCCGGCAACTTGATTATTTCCCTGCTCAGCCAGGATAATAACACCTTGCAGCGACAACTGCAGGCCATTTTGAAACGAGTTTTTCTAGCCGATTTTGTGTCTGGGCAAACAGAATTGCAACGGGTTCCGGCGGCTTTTCAAATAAGCGGCAAAAGCATTCGGGTTGAATGCAAACTTTTGCCGCAGCCGGACGATTCTGACGAGTGCTTTTTGGTAATGATGATGCTGACAGATATAACTGAAAAACTTAAGGCGGAAGAAAGAATACGGTTTCTCAGTTATCATGACAAGCTAACAATGTTAAATAATCGCGCTTATGTTGAAAGTGTCTTGCTGGCGGAATTGGCAAGAGGAAAAGCCGTGCCGCTGAGTGTCGTCATGGCGGATATGAATGGGCTTAAACTGGTCAATGATGTTTTTGGGCACCGGCAGGGAGATTTACTTTTGACGGCGATGGCAAATGTGTTGAAGAAATCTTGCCGGCAGACAGACGTTATCGCCCGCTGGGGCGGCGATGAGTTTGTCATTATCATGCCCAGTACGGATGAGTCAGCCTGCAGTACGGTTTGTGAGCGCATTAGAAGAGCTTGTGACGCAAACCGGGATTGTGTTATTGCTTTAAGCTCGGCACTGGGTGCGGCGACCACAGTTTCAGGAAACCTTCATCTTACTGAATTGTTAAGTATAGCCGAGCACAGAATGTACAACGATAAACTGATAAAAAGCAAGAATTTTCGTCGTAGCATCGTCGCTAACATGGAAAACATGCTGATTAGCCGCTGCTTTGTGAACGAGGGCCATAACGCTAGAGTACTACAATTGGCGACTGAATTTATTGAGTTTCTCGATATTGAAAAGGCAGCTATTGACATAAAATTAATCACTCGGCTGAGTGTGCTTCACGATATTGGCAAGGTAACCATTCCGGTTGAGATATTGGGGAAACAAGGCCCGTTGACGCCGCAGGAGTGGAGTGTTATGAAAAATCATAGTGAAACAGGCTATCGAATGGCTCAATCAATCGGAGAACCGTTGGTTGCCGACATCATTTTGGCACTGCATGAACACTGGGACGGCATGGGCTATCCCTTTGGCCTGAAAGGGGATAAGATTCCTTTATTGGCCCGGATTTTTTCCCTTGTCGACAGCTATGACAGTATGACGCATGATCGCCCTTACAAGAGGACAATGAATAAGAAAGCGGCGCTGGGTGAAATTGAGTCCCAAATAGGTTCTCAATTTGATCCGAAACTGGCAGAAGCTTTTTTGATGTTTATAGGTATGGGTAAAAAGAGCGGCAAATAA
- the ttdA gene encoding L(+)-tartrate dehydratase subunit alpha has translation MTKDEAVSRLTDTIAKFVAYTGKALPDDVKRKLQELGKQEDTPLAKILYETMFKNQELAVQLNRPSCQDTGALQFFLKCGASFPYIGELDKILRDAVVQATVNAPLRHNCVETFDEYNTGKNVGTGVPSIFWDIVPESDRLDIHTYMAGGGCTLPGKAMVLMPGEGYEGVTRFVMDVMTSYGLNACPPLLVGVGIATSVETAAVLSKKALMRPLGSHNPNERAASMEKLLEDGINKIGLGPQGLTGKNSVLGVHIENTARHPSVIGVAVNVGCWSHRRGHIVFDKELNYTIDSHTGVKI, from the coding sequence ATGACAAAGGACGAAGCGGTATCCCGCTTAACGGATACAATTGCCAAATTTGTCGCGTACACAGGCAAAGCATTGCCTGATGATGTAAAAAGAAAGCTGCAGGAGCTTGGGAAGCAAGAAGATACTCCGCTGGCAAAGATTCTCTATGAGACAATGTTTAAAAACCAGGAACTCGCTGTGCAACTCAATCGTCCTAGCTGCCAGGATACCGGCGCGCTTCAGTTTTTTCTCAAGTGCGGTGCCAGCTTTCCCTACATTGGCGAGCTAGACAAAATCTTGCGTGATGCCGTAGTTCAGGCAACGGTTAATGCGCCGCTGCGCCATAATTGTGTCGAAACTTTTGACGAATATAATACGGGCAAAAATGTTGGCACGGGGGTCCCGTCAATTTTCTGGGATATCGTTCCGGAAAGTGACCGGCTTGATATCCATACTTATATGGCTGGTGGCGGATGCACGCTGCCGGGTAAAGCTATGGTGCTTATGCCCGGTGAAGGGTATGAAGGCGTAACCCGCTTTGTTATGGATGTTATGACAAGCTATGGGCTAAATGCCTGTCCGCCGCTATTAGTCGGCGTCGGGATTGCAACCTCGGTGGAAACAGCCGCCGTACTTTCAAAGAAAGCGCTGATGCGTCCCCTTGGCAGTCATAATCCCAACGAACGTGCCGCTTCGATGGAAAAATTATTAGAAGACGGCATCAATAAAATCGGGTTAGGCCCGCAGGGGCTTACAGGAAAAAATTCTGTACTGGGCGTTCACATTGAAAATACGGCAAGGCATCCATCGGTTATCGGCGTGGCCGTAAATGTGGGCTGCTGGTCGCACCGCCGTGGGCACATAGTTTTTGATAAAGAACTGAATTATACGATTGATTCTCATACGGGGGTGAAAATCTAA